The DNA window ACCAATCGTATGTAGGAGAGCAATCCTTTCAGGGGATGGTGTTCAATTCGGCAGAGGAGGTCAGGGTTTCTTTGAACAAGGCTTATGTTGGTTTTGTCAATTCACCTGGGGCTTCATACAACATTCAAGACAGGTTTTTTTCGGAAGGGTACTATCAAATAAAGGTAACTCCGATGGGTGCTAATATGTGTCTTCTAGAGGAGTCGGAGGAAGGGGAGATAGAATGTATCATCTGTGAAGATGAATCATGGTGGAAACAGTGGTTTGATGTTATCAGACCTTGGAAAGTGACGGACGTGGATTCGGAACGTGTGTCGTGGTTTCGTTTCATCGGAGTTCCCTGTCATGCATGGAGTGTGGATTTTTTTGAAATACTTGCAAATTCTTTCGGTGTGTACATTTGTTCCGACGAGATGATTGTGAAACGGACAGGCTTGGATGTTGCGAGAGTGTTGGTTCGAGTTCCTGTGGATTTCGTTCCGCCGGTAACATTGGAAGTGAAGATTGATGGtgttattttcactctaagagtAAGGGAGGAGGTTGCTAATCTATCATCGGTGTTTTCTAACCATTGTTCAGAGCGGAACTCAGAATCGGAAGGCTCAGTTTCAGTAGGGGATTCAGTAGAGGGGAGTGGCGCGGATTCATCTGAAGATGGTTTTCTGCAAGGTGGTGGACCAATTCTAGACAGTGTGGTAGAAGGTGAAGGGATTTTGGAGACGCAGAAGAGTGGGGATGGTGGTTTGGTGGGGGAAATGAAGAGTCCGTTGGATAAAGTGGGTGCTTGTACAGAAAGGAGAGATTGTGATGTGTCTCTTTTGGGGGCTAAAAGTAAGGAACCTTTATCCTTTGACCAGGCTATTGTGGCAGCTAGGGATATCACGTGTCAGGCAGGGGATTGTGAAAGTAACAGCAAGACTTTTAATAGTGTGGAGGAAACGTATAATGCTTGTTTACTTAACAAAGTGGACGTGGGGTCTTTGGGGCCCACCCTCATGAGGAAATCTACGGTGGTAAAAAAGGTGAAATTCAAAAAACTTAATTTATCAATTGGGCTTATTAAAGGCAAGGGTAGGCCCAAATCCAGTGCCGGTAAAAGCAAACAAACTTTAGTGTCGAAGGGTGAAAAGCGGAAAGCGATAGAAGACGTTACGGAATCTATCTCTGAAGTGTCTGTTCCTGGTTCTTTCAGGACCGTGtctgtgtttacggtgatttccggtaaacaaccgctagtcttccaaactataataaatatgatttggttactcgcaggatcgactagattgatcctaggacacatagtcaaaaagattgttatcaatgttcatttgaaccatattcatgattcgtctttgtcaataagcgttgttcgattaaagaacaagtaatcttgataatcactttgttatatgtaagtatgatttcaatgaaaagataagtaacataacatatgaaactaaaaggactgttaaaacgtaaagaatcttagaatgcagaaacgttaaagactttgaaagtaaataacatgaaagtaattcgaaagtaaatggcattaaagtaaagatacagaaatgtaaatggcaagaagtaaatggaatgcagtaattctgaaagatatttgaaaacgaaagataatacacatgtattaaagtggtggtgtcatacgtacattttctcagcgaactctttctcttaacacttgatacttgagtaaatatgtgagtgatttgtacaaaatgaacacacagaatcctaacattaagactcctatttatactagtttcgaccttaacggtcctacactaatctgctgccacgtctctcataagaacttccagcgacgccatctgttacttggacagttacgaaaccgtcttcgaatttcaaatcttcccgcctgagtccgtctttcgacgcgtggcagtgtattaaaaacactacgaaaacacgctaagtagtaatacttgaatatattttataaattttgtccaagtccccgaagacacatactttcactagctttcagtattcattatcttcataacgaacttagaaatctttattctcgaagcatggccatcagtagccattcttttatttttaagggatggccatcagtaaccatctttccttcgattttccacttcttcgagggacaaatattacaagacgaaatcttcagctaacaaattgcccccaataaatgcctgtttcgaaaatcaacagaaataggcgtttcttgtcatcataagatttcgtttcttattgatctttgagagttccaagactgctgactaacgtcataatcattgatgaccctgttcccgaaacgtcttgtcattttcaaagatgtcttctcataacttacattcccacgtttttgaccttacttcttgatcattactcctacatactaggagtgaagctaatttattcgaccgccgtcggattaaatcaccagccgccacgtgttctttgggttttacccaaaagatttcaaaagggtttccgttaaacctttaaatacttggtcttgcacttctatacaacctttcattcctatttcttcatcttcttcaacagaaaaaccaacatcctcaaaaaatctctctatggcttcatcttcaaatgttcttcaacctgttctgaagctccaatcaacaacacggtctggggaacaagagcacattccaaaccctaacaccgaaNNNNNNNNNNNNNNNNNNNNNNNNNNNNNNNNNNNNNNNNNNNNNNNNNNNNNNNNNNNNNNNNNNNNNNNNNNNNNNNNNNNNNNNNNNNNNNNNNNNNTTTGTcattaatccttaatttttgcctagattgccctttcaggttttcaatctaccaggatgaattttttctgtttattgtctctaatttttgcctggaccgccctttcgggttttcagtccaccgagacgctcatttttgcctaagtcgccctttgcgggttttcgacttaccgagctgttcttttgtattttttagacaaagtatttcttgactgcatctgcattcacaggatgtgggagttcatcaccatccatggtagtaagaatcatggcgccgccagaaaatgttcttttgacaacatacgggccttcgtaattaggagaccatttgcccctagaatctggttgaaaagacaagatctttttaagcacgaggtcaccttcttgaaattcacgaggtcgaacctttttgttgaaagcttgttttatccttgcttggtataactgtccatggcatagagcagtcatacgtttttcttcgattaagttcaactgatcgtatctgctttgacaccattcagcctctgataacttagtttccatgaggactctcattgatgggatttcaacttctacggggagcacagcttccatgccgtatactagagaaaagggagttgcccctgttgaagtacgcactgaagtacggtatccatgtaaagcaaatggcagcatttcatgccagtctttgtaagtgacgaccattttctggacgatcttcttaatgttcttgttagcagcctcaactgcgccgttcatttttggcctgtaaggagaagagttatgatgctcaatcttgaattcctcacataattctttcatcattttgttattcaagtttgaaccattgtcagtaatgatcttgctgggaacaccatatcgacaaatgatgttattcttgataaacctcacaaccacttgtcttgtaacattggcgtaagatgctgcttcgacccatttggtgaagtaatcaattgctaccaagatgaaacgatgaccgtttgaagcttttggttcgatcattccaatcatgtcgataccccacatggaaaaaggccatggagatgagagaacgttgagtagagtcggtggcacatggatcttatctgcgtagatctggcacttgtgacatctcttcacgtgtttgtaacagtcagattccattgtcaaccaatagtatcctgctcttaagatctttttggacattgcatgcccatttgaatgagttccaaaggacccttcatgcacttcatgcattaacatgtctgcttcgtgtctgtccacgcatctgagcaaaaccatgtcgaaatttcttttgtatagcacgtctccgttcaggaagaaactgccagaaagtctccttagagtcttcttgtctttgtttgatgccccaagcgggtactcttgagtttgaaggaagcgtttgatatcgtggaaccacggtttatcatcgatgactgcttcagttgcaaacacataggcgggcctttcaaggcgcgtaattctgactgtaggcatatcgttccaatgattgactttgaacatggaagataaagtagccaaggcgtctgccattcgattctgatctcgaggtatatgatgcaattcaaccttgttgaagaaagttaacagacgtcttgcataatctctgtaaggaatcaagccagggtggtaagtttcccacttgtctttgatttggttgatcacaagggctgaatctccatatatgtctaggatcttgatccttaaatcaatggcttcttcgagacccatgatacaagcttcatattctgcgatgttgttggtacaatcaaatagtaatctggcggagaacgggatatgagtacccttgggagtgatgatgattgccccaattccattgccaaaagcgtttactgctccatcaaaaattagaccccatcttgatccagggtcaggaccttcttcaggtaatggcttgtcacaatctttcatcttcaagtacaagacatcttcatcaggaaagtcaaacttgagagattgatattcattaattggttgatgcgccaagtgatcggcgagaatgcttcctttgaccgctttttgagcacggtattcaatgtcatattcggataacagcatttgccatcgggcaatccttcctgttaatgcaggcttttcaaagacgtacttgatcggatccattttggagattaaccaagtagtattgttgatcatgtactggcggagacgttttgaagcccaagccaaagcacaacatgttttttcgagcatggagtaacgagactcacagtctgtgaatttcttactcaagtaatagatggcatgctccttcttaccggtttcatcttgctgtccaagcatacagcccatggattcttccaacacggtaaggtacatgattaatggtcttccttcaactggaggaatcaatattggtggttctaacaggtactctttgatactgtcgaacgctttctggcaatcttcagtccatacaaccccttgatctttgcggagaagcttgaaaatcggcccacaagtagcagtcatttgagagataaatctggagatatagttcaatcgtccgagaaatcctcttacttgtttttcagtctttggtgcaggcatctcttgaatagctctgactttgtcgggatctacttcaatacctctttggctgacaatgaaacccaagagttttccagatctaaccccaaaagtacatttgttaggattcaaacgaagctgatatttccttagtcgttgaaacaacttcaaaaggtattcaatatgttcttcttctgtgctggacttggctatcatgtcgtccacataaacttcaatttctttatgcatcatgtcatgaaagagagtagtcattgccctttggtaagttgcgcctgcattcttcaatccgaacggcatcactttgtagcaaaaggtaccccatggggtgatgaaagatgtcttctccatgtcttcaggagccatcttgatctgattataaccggagaacccgtccatgaaggaaaagacgttgaacttagcggtgttatcaaccagcatgtcgatatgtggtaatggaaaatcatcttttggactggccttgttcaagtcacggtagtcaacacacattctaactttaccatctttcttcggaactggcactatgttagccaaccattgaggatactcagaggtgacaagaaaacctgcgtcgagctgcttttgaacttccactttgatcttgttagccatatcaggatgagtccttcgcaatttctgcttaaccggcggacattctggcttcaatggcaagtaatgctgaacaatattggtatccaacccaggcatgtcttggtaggaccaggcaaacacgtcaacatattctttgagaaggtctgtcaacttactcttgatatcagcatcaagcagcgatccaatggtcacttcttttttgtcttcttcagaacccaagttgatcttttctaaaggctctttgtgaggcagaatggttctttcctcgtgcttaagtaatcgagagatctcgtctgggatctcctcttcttcctcttcttcggcttcgaacacaggaaactcaaagttgggagagggcatagggttattgcattcaatgggtttatcaatagtaaatctgcacatatgatttatatttatttcagaaaatttatgaatgcaagagtgtatgcagattttttttgaaaaagttttttttttatttttattttattattttttttggttttttaggattaccatttccagaaaaagcaaaaataaaacacataatgtagggaattcaaaatgacactttatttatgattcatttttgaaacaaagccctaaacacaaactcatttgtcttgggcaggacaaagagggaaacttttaaaacaaagccctatacacaaagttatttgggcggaacatttaaaagcgaagccctataaaacatctctctgctttgggcaaggcaggagttcaaaataacagcgaagtgattactttgagcggcgaacaacattcggaacgtcgacagctttccagtagcaacgaactcctctgtgtattatgtattcaggaaaattctcctc is part of the Vicia villosa cultivar HV-30 ecotype Madison, WI linkage group LG2, Vvil1.0, whole genome shotgun sequence genome and encodes:
- the LOC131647466 gene encoding uncharacterized protein LOC131647466; this translates as MCVDYRDLNKASPKDDFPLPHIDMLVDNTAKFNVFSFMDGFSGYNQIKMAPEDMEKTSFITPWGTFCYKVMPFGLKNAGATYQRAMTTLFHDMMHKEIEVYVDDMIAKSSTEEEHIEYLLKLFQRLRKYQLRLNPNKCTFGVRSGKLLGFIVSQRGIEVDPDKVRAIQEMPAPKTEKQVRGFLGRLNYISRFISQMTATCGPIFKLLRKDQGVVWTEDCQKAFDSIKEYLLEPPILIPPVEGRPLIMYLTVLEESMGCMLGQQDETGKKEHAIYYLSKKFTDCESRYSMLEKTCCALAWASKRLRQYMINNTTWLISKMDPIKYVFEKPALTGRIARWQMLLSEYDIEYRAQKAVKGSILADHLAHQPINEYQSLKFDFPDEDVLYLKMKDCDKPLPEEGPDPGSRWGLIFDGAVNAFGNGIGAIIITPKGTHIPFSARLLFDCTNNIAEYEACIMGLEEAIDLRIKILDIYGDSALVINQIKDKWETYHPGLIPYRDYARRLLTFFNKVELHHIPRDQNRMADALATLSSMFKVNHWNDMPTVRITRLERPAYVFATEAVIDDKPWFHDIKRFLQTQEYPLGASNKDKKTLRRLSGSFFLNGDVLYKRNFDMVLLRCVDRHEADMLMHEVHEGSFGTHSNGHAMSKKILRAGYYWLTMESDCYKHVKRCHKCQIYADKIHVPPTLLNVLSSPWPFSMWGIDMIGMIEPKASNGHRFILVAIDYFTKWVEAASYANVTRQVVVRFIKNNIICRYGVPSKIITDNGSNLNNKMMKELCEEFKIEHHNSSPYRPKMNGAVEAANKNIKKIVQKMVVTYKDWHEMLPFALHGYRTSVRTSTGATPFSLVYGMEAVLPVEVEIPSMRVLMETKLSEAEWCQSRYDQLNLIEEKRMTALCHGQLYQARIKQAFNKKVRPREFQEGDLVLKKILSFQPDSRGKWSPNYEGPYVVKRTFSGGAMILTTMDGDELPHPVNADAVKKYFV